ttttatatATTCCTTATATGAGAGCACCCAGTCATTGGTTAGATATTTCCAAATCTGGATTTGGGGAAGATGAGGTATCCTTTATGAATGATATTGGATACCTCTTCAAAGAGGATGAAGCTTTAATAAAGTCCTAATGAGTCATTGAGCTCCTACTTGTGATTATTCTCATATATATCTTCATTTgtagaaattcaaagaaattgtCATCAAAGTGGATGACCCATTTTTGAGGTAATGAGAACTACTAAGACTCTATACTATTCCTTACTCCATACCCACCCAATATTTCCTAGTCTTTGACTTAATAGAATCAATTTATTCTGGAATTAtcctatttcattctttgtctaaATGTCTAAATATGGGaagtatatattttacataagaTCCCCAGATCAGAAATATATAAGGAATGTTTCTGTTACATAAAAGATTATAAAGGTGATAGACATGGGAAATGAGATAGGACAAGTCTTAAGAAATATACTGCTGTGGTAGAATTTTTTACAAGTACCAGGAAACTAAACCAaatatttccctttaaaaaatcgAGGTTCACTGAAGGAAAGAAGCAATTTTGAGGTTCTTCTTTGCAGGGACAATGCCTTACAGAGTACTTAATACCAGCATTTTctggattaattttaattaattgattctcCATGAATAAAATTTCAGCCAATTTAAGATTATCTCTTCATTGTtatatatttagatttttattttatttcatttttactaaATTATGTCTTAGGTCTTTTCAATCAAAAATTCTAGAAGGCTAATATTTATTAGAGATTGACATAAAATCTGCAGTCATTCTTTATGTAATTATTAGGAGAAGTTGTTTTCTGTAAAAAGAAAGATGTGGAACCATATTGTAATTCGAACATGGAGAAAATGCTTACATCAAATTTCTAAAGACTCTTTTCAATGCACCTTTCACTTCATTGTTCCTCAAGCTGTATATTAGTGGATTGAGCATAGGGATGACCAGAGTGTAAAACACAGAGGCCATCTTGTCTGTGCTAAAGGAGTGACTCGATTGGGGCTGTAGATACATGAAGACGAGTGTTCCAAAGAACACAATCACCACTGTGAGATGAGAGCCACAGGTAGAGAAGGCTTTGTGCCTGCCCTGAGAAGAATTCATCTGGAGAATGGCGAAAAGAATAAGCATGTAGGAGACAAGGATAATGACAAGAGAAGAGACCAAATTAAATGCAGCAAAGGTCATGATGATTAATTCAATCTCACTTGTGTCTGAGCATGCAATAGCCATTAAGGGGAGACTTTCACAATAGAAATGCTGTATTACATTAGAACAACAAAAAGACAACTGAAAAATCTTAATGGTAACAAGTGAGGATACAATAATGCTATAGATATAGGTGACAGTTACTAAGATGTAGCACACCTTATCTGACATGATGACTGTATAGAGGAGGGGCTTACAGATAGCCACATAGCGGTCATAGGCCATGGCCGACAGGATGAAGACTTCACTGTTGATAAATATCCCAAAGAAAACGAGCTGTAATGCACATTCATTGTAGGAAATGCTGTTTTTCTTCACTACAAAACTGACCAACATCTTTGGACCAATGACTGTAGAATAGCCAAGATCAACATATGCCAGATgcctaagaaaaaaatacatgggTGTTTGCAGGTGAGAATCAACACTGGTTAGGATGATCAGGCCCAGATTCCACAGAACTATGGTCATGTAGTCAAGGAAAAACAAGGCAAAGAGAATGCCCTGAAGCTTGAGATGATTTGTGATGCCCGTGAGAATAAATTCAGTCACCTGGTTTCCTATGGTGTGATTCACTTTGATCATTTCCCCCACTGAAGgaagacaatctgagaataaaaagaaaagttttcatCCAGTAGTGTTGGCATATCCAATTAAATCGTGAATGACTTAAGATGGTTTAGACCAGATAAGCAGGAACTTTCTGACTACAtcatcatatattcatatatcatgtTATGATTCTATAATGTAtcctattataaaatataaataatattatactcTCACTACCTTATCatgaaaaggaaagtaattaaagTATTATTTAGCTAAATTAGAAATAAATCATTAAATTCTTCAACCCAAGTTTTTTGATAGGACACTATAAGGAATGACTTTTAGAATATTCAATAGTAGTGGGGAGGAGGAATAATAATGAGATGCTGAAGGAACTTAGGGTATGTAAGAATACCTAAAATGAATACTGAAAAGTTTTATCTTTAGAGACTAGAAGTTTAGGGTTCAAGAATTATATCTAAAACATCTGTGTGACTCTGCTACTCATACAACAGGTTGCCCAAAAttgtagaaaaaatatataaatagccAGTTGtaataaatggaatttccttttttggaatATTTGAGCCAATTGAagttaaatattcatatatacatatatatgtgtgtgtgtgtgtgtgtatatatatatatatatatatatatatatatacatctgtgATTTTTACCTATACGACATCCAGGGAGACTGTCTATATCAGTTTATTTCCTATGACCATAATTCCCTGTGCCCAATCATAGAGAGTATAATTTATTACCAATATTTTAAAGATTACCTAGgcttaaaattttgaaatttttaatgaatgcttttgtTAGAAACATGAGTATAgcttttttaatgttaaattcaTGAAGATATTTAGTTATACATACTATACTTCAAAGATCTCTGTGCTTTCTTATATTATTAATGACTGATATTCCTTGACCAAGGCTACTTTCTTCATCTGGCTATATAAAAGCATCTGTGACATTGGTCTGAGATAGCACCTCTCATCAAAAATTTCTGGGGAATGTTTCATAACATTTAACGAGTAGTGAAAATGACTTCATTTACATACCTGGTAGTTATATTGTTTGGTTTTTTGAACTGAGCTTGTTGAACCCCATGTTATTGTTTTGAAACCTGTGCACTGAGATgattacagaaaaaaataataattttacctGCTTACCTGGAAGGTAGAATTTCCTTTAGCTTGTTCATGGTATCCCTATTTCTAGTTACAGGAGGGAGATTTTATGGGTTTCTCAATCCCCATGATACCATTTCCCTGAAGTACTGGAGAACTTCAATGAATTCCATActcatgaaattttaaaatgttttcaccaATAttcattagaatatttgattcttATAAAATTTCCTTTAATGAGTCTTTGTACTGAGCAACTGTCTACCAATTTACATAATTCCATGAAGTATTTattcaataataatagctaacatttatatattttcttttgtgctTTATAACTAGGATATTAATTAATACTCAaagcaaccctgggagatagatgctattattaaccccattttacacataaggaatctgaggcaaatagaggttaagtgactttttcatggTCCTTTACTAATAATTATTACTAATAGTTTTCTGAGGCCAGATGACGAGCTAGGTTTCTATTTATGGGTTATATTATACCAATTGTTATCAAGCCCTTTCATTTCAAAACCTTTTACTGGTTTCAGTAGAGTTAAGTATCCAATTAGAAAAGTTCATTTAAACCTGCCATACACTAAATGCCAAAGATATGAAAAATATCTAAAGGCCAAATTATAATAATGTTTGCTGAGTATGATGGAGAGAGTGCCTTTTAAGCATAACTGGAAAAGATTGTGGATATGGACACAGTGTTCATTTCTGAAATGACCAGGAGGCAGTAAGTACATTAGATTGGCCTTAAGAATTAAAAACAAGTGATCATCTACCCAGACTTAGGTGGTTACTGGATAGAATACAAGGCTCATATACAAGAAGATCCCAACTGAAATCTAGATTCACATActtattctatgatttttttggtAAGTAGCTTGACCTCTTTCCTCATTTTGTTACATCTATAATGGTGATAAAAGTTATCTCCCTTCAATTCCCCTGCCATTTCCAAAggatccattttttttaaatcaggcaTATAAATGGCCTACTAGATATATGACTGATCTGGAGGCAGGATGTCCTAAGTCCAAAtgtgattttaaatatttactgcTACTGTGCCTTGGCCAATTTATTATTTGTAAGGTTATTATGCAGTGTCTAGTACTCAGTTGACACTTAATACATGTatcctttgttttcttccttacTCAAAACTTTTTGACAAAAGcccatcttttaaaatatcactATCCTATACATGTTATATTAGGTTTAAATATGGAAGAGAGTAGTATTAAAAGAACTAAATCCATTACTCTAGCGGAAGGTCACTTCATTTTGAGACAGTTCTTATTTACGTACTATGCCAGAAAAGCTTCACAACTGTAAAGATAAAAAACTAATATACAATAGCTAAATATTACATttcataaagttttattaataataactaaaacaaaagaacttccTGAACTCATCCCACTTTTAGGTCAAAAAGAGcgagagggaggagttatagtcacttaaatacaattacaCAAAAAGTGAGGAtgcaaaaaaaagagaatttttggAAGATACTAGGAACTTCTGGGAAATGATGTTGAAAGGTATGAAATCGCCATTTATACATATGCCATATGATCCTGATGGAATaccagtctccccaaaaggaccatggaaacataactaatataaattgcaataatttgtggataagagggaaagaaaggaacaaaaccaatgattactaggttgacaaaaagccaatttgtgggtagtcccctttggcataagagtatacattcaaaataaatgcatttcaaCCCCCATAGtccaattcacatcccaaagttcattctggaacTTCTGGTGCAGCATATGGTATGTGCAGGCATCTGCACAgtgccttctccaaaaagttGACCTTCTGggttctgggaggtagtctcttgttctaaaataggctcaaattcaaatcaaagttcacaacaataacatagccctacctgaggaaaataataatacattaccCTCTGAGGAGGATactgggatacatggctgagttagtaggtatatgaattaatttgcaaaagaaaatccaaaatattttttaaaatccccaaaaaagaaaacaataacgtatggataaaaatgtaaaaatattaaagtcTTATGACTAGAAAATctagtaaaggaaaaacaaatctataacaggtccttgaatcagggctcaattaaaatgatttaagcaattacaCATTTACTCAATCAGTattcaggactacagaaagtttgccataccatgaaagacagaaaagggagtagatttcagcagcaaatgggagccaggatggcagcaaAAATGAGGTtcttgatagaatgtggctcaaggaagtcctgcctttaacacatgttaagcAGTCACAACTTCGAGCCTCAAACAAGTTTAAGTCCTCTTGTCTTCACTCAAAagtacatcaatcccactgggattggtctctttgaccttatacTTGATTAGCACTATGCAAGCGCTCTGTGCTTCtgtagcactgtacagtggctctttttgtattccttctcttctggaatcagacaaaatcattaagcaaagtctcataattcttttaaacaatcagtgatatcatttttatagtctaaagcttttttgtGTATGAATTGACATTAgtccaaatgtattttaaacttatattactgcaaaatcaaaaaaaaaaaaagaaaaatcctctcaatactgttgatgtacttcaaatgaaaaaggagagaaaaaatgaaactcagattctatattgcacatgcaaggaaaaacaataataataaaaggtttaaaattaaaaatatatatatagcttacaatcagagACACACTGTGTCAttcaaggagaggtagaatataaaggtttctcaccaaaaaatgagatccatttcctgtTTAACTTGGCCCTGAACCACTGTGAGTACAAgtaattttcagaataaaacagtaatacagtagataatgcacattcaaagaggTTCCAGAgttcccaaaattcacaatacccCAGTTAATTATGGTatcaaacaaacccactatcatattttatataagttgCTATGTAACAAAAATAtgcctatgaactgatgaatatttgtcacaattttttacagatgtagcaaatctttcaaccttggcaaacatttttaaacaaagtaaaacttatttgggtataGAATATCACCAAGACATCTAGCTTGTTCTGGTgtaagtaaattaaactgaagattTAAATTATTATGCATGCACAGAAGCTCTTTTGAACTtccttatttatatataaaattctttattatatatacatatataaatataaaaaataccaTCCATTCAGACACCAATATTtaagtaaaattatttctgaagactccctagaaataccatttaaattcttagctcattaaattctctccAATGGTTGCATACAATTTATCAAGTTTTGTTGAAATCTGTCCATCATCAtgtatgtgacaattaacaaaggcaacatgtgatcttcagtGGATCTAGAGGGAAGGGTTtggggcaagatgttcatggactTATACAGTATTTTGTTCTTaagcaaaggtaaaggtacaaattaaagatcaatataggcaaaacatagattaaaatgattcagtattacagaaaggtatcaactagattaatacagataaactttaaaaaaattaaaccataaaacaatcagtaaatatCACAATATAAGCAAATGAGAAGGTACAGGCAGGCAGTgaagtcaaaatccttttcatctATCCATAGACTTAttctatattataggaggagaataaacttaaaatagttagcaataaacttccagatctcttttaaagtttccttcccctcctgcaGTATTTATAATTCATtcagatttcttttgtcagagctctgaatttcctcatagatgcacagggcagaatctccactctgcatgttgagagaaGTTAAGACTTTTAGAGCTTtgacaaaatatttcaggttggtttgtagtgcaagcagaaggaaataaagtaggaaatctccaatgaaaataaaaactcccaggaaaagaattaagcagatccaaactgcactttttagctcttcaaactcaaactgttgtttcagagtttcaagcattcTTTGTAATAGCAATTTTCTCTAAGAGACATTGAATGGAAAAATGGCTAGCACAGGATCAAAACCCATGTGGGGAGAGGAAAGGCACTGGGGTGGTaagatttttatacatcaccctctgtggggaaaaaaaagaaatcatcatgTGCCTCAGAATGGCTGGTGGGTATGGTTGTGGGCTGTTGGATGGCTGGAGACTGGGCAGGGACAGCTCATGCTAAATCAGCAGCTGAAAGAGTGCTGTGACCACAATGACATGAAAGCAAGTGGGTGGGTGGGCAGGAGCTCAGGCTTGAAATATATATCTattctatctttaaaatatttgaaaattctaTCCCTTCATGGTCAGccaaaattgtaaagattaaaattaatatacaataactaaatatattttataaaattttattaataataaccaaaACTAAAGAACTGACaactcagcctggtcacaggtcaaaaagagCAAGAGGGAAGAGGTGCAGtgacttaaatacaatcatgcaaaatgcaaGGATGCAGGTAAAAGGTAATTTGGGGGAAATACTAGgaacttctgggaaatgaagtacAAAGgtataaaatctccatttatatgcAACCAAATGCccaagagcagaaataataaatgcatccttatCACATCacaaaatagtaaaaattatCATCCTTagggaaagacaaattaaaaagtaattggaagCTAAATAATCTCATTCTTAAAAAGGggtgtcaaagaaaaaaatatatacaatgattttattaaagaatatgaaaatgaggaaacaacatatcaaaatttattgaATCCAGTCAAAGCAGTTCTTAGGGAAAAGTATatatcagtaaaatggagaaaaagcaaatcattgaattgggcatgcaactaaaaaaataaaactagaaaaagaataagttAAAATTCTCTAATTAAGGACTCatttggaaattctaaaaattaaaggagatattaatgaaattaaatataagaaaacCACTGATTTAAGAAGTAATATTAGGaattgtttttatgaaaaaataaacaataaaatagagcatCTGTTAACttgattaaaaggaaagaagaaaataaaattaccatTATAAAAAATGTTAGAGGTTATttcaccttcaatgaagaggaaattaagataatcattaggagctattttgcctgAGAATATGATAAAAAATCTGACCATCTagatgaaatggaagaatatttacaaaatataaattgcccagattacttaaataatctcagctcagaaaaataaattgaataagtaatcaatgaactccctaggaaaaaaaaaaacatccccaggggcagatggatttacaagtgaattttttcaaacatttaaagaacaactaatttcaatagtatataaaatatttgacaaaataagccatcacagagtcctaccaaattatttttatgacactgatatggtgctgatacctaagctaAGAAGAccaaaagtataaaaagaaaattactgattgtgatttttagattctctccatTTTGCTTGGTCTACCActcaggaatgtgcacacccacattacaCGGGCATgagctagcaaatgacaaatcagaaacaacgaACAGAaaacattgcccaagatggccagagatgaaCCTTGAAAAATTGTAGGAAatagctctatatgtttcaatgggaaacaaagaaaaggaggaagaaaataatattgttatagaggaaataaagaaagaattgaaatagtTAAAAGATAAGATGTCTAAAAcggaaagtgggcatgataatcaaccaatgacacttgcccctctccagtaatctaattatcaatccattacctgccaattctgtgagaagaaaggccacaaaatgatagagtgtagaactttagtcaagattatcagaaggaatacgcaatttaataacaactacagaagtgataattatagaaataactataataatgataatggaaaccacaactttaggaatgataactatacgAATAGATACTGGGAAAATGAAAACTCAATCCAAATggctccacaacaatataacttaagtggtgctcgtccaaaaaatattCAAGGTCCTAATGCCCCTCAGAGGAGTGCCCTTCAGAGGGGTgaccaaggaacttcccaaatacttaCAGACAACTACAAAAGGTTGGCTGTCATCCTGGATCCTTCTATCCCtgaaaatgaaggtaaaatcagaccagggaatgacacctccctatcaaaataaaaatctggcattttttttctctcttatagtatggcaacttcctgtagccatggctgcaaatgggtaagtgaaatattactgcattctatcCTACAGACCTGTGGGATTAGAGCTTACTTTATTAAACCCTAATACTAGGGcctgaaaaaatttatttttgcttactcaaaattttatatacatagatttttgatattttgatactgattttgaatgcttctttaaatatatatatatatagagagtaaaatataaaataaaagagtttaatttttctctcaattttttcttttgtttatgttttcgcttttgcttttttttaaattgactcgCACACCCCCATAACCAAACCTTGTGTCCTGagttgaactggatgtttttcaacaccttcttcaagggggattgtattttcataaaatctacgatttaaatttttgtttgagaaagatcttcagagaagaacctTGCTAAcccctaaatccagagaatgaactgtttgcagaaagatacctaagcccttacactacaggaagatacagaatgaaccttggggtgtggttgattgagcTGAAGGTTGATtggacatttattttgaatatacactcttatgccaaagaggaatgcccctctaattggcttttgtcaatgtgcccaacAAAATGTTGTTTttgctgtttctctctcttctattccccccttatctctaactattgtagttttcctcttagagggtaaaattttgtatacacctgcagATAGAAATTTTTGGGGTACAGAACGCTTaagtttagtgatcaattggggagacgagtctcccaatcatcatcaggggggattgtgatttttagattctctccatcttgcttggtctaacacccaggaatgtgcacacccacattacactggcatgtgctagcaaatgacaaatcagaaacagcagacacatccctaggctgtcctaagtcaagctaagctatcattggtacagatgagatgcaggaaagtggcataaaaccatctatatatgaaacatcacttcctctctctccctcttccctggagaggcaactctgactggcagcgtgctaagcattctgacatcttggtgtggggacagctatttgtctgggtttggaggtgagtttgcccttgatttgattcaggctcagacatcttggttgagcccttttggagttcatgctgattccttcctccttactttctagagcctctggtcttctttCCAGCACTAGCCAGGAGGGAAAAATACTacttactttccttcttcctccttcttaatctctttccactatatcaattaaatcacaatAAATttacagctgacttgggtattttattatttgggattttccctggtgatcaactaaatttttattttaagtcacaatgctaaaattatctttatgtgATCAATTTTCTTAATAAATCCTGATgcaaaaatttaagtaaaataataacaatatagtATATGAAATATTCTGAAATTTTGAATATGTGGAAGTGTCTAATT
This DNA window, taken from Monodelphis domestica isolate mMonDom1 chromosome 6, mMonDom1.pri, whole genome shotgun sequence, encodes the following:
- the LOC100020154 gene encoding olfactory receptor 8K3-like yields the protein MIKVNHTIGNQVTEFILTGITNHLKLQGILFALFFLDYMTIVLWNLGLIILTSVDSHLQTPMYFFLRHLAYVDLGYSTVIGPKMLVSFVVKKNSISYNECALQLVFFGIFINSEVFILSAMAYDRYVAICKPLLYTVIMSDKVCYILVTVTYIYSIIVSSLVTIKIFQLSFCCSNVIQHFYCESLPLMAIACSDTSEIELIIMTFAAFNLVSSLVIILVSYMLILFAILQMNSSQGRHKAFSTCGSHLTVVIVFFGTLVFMYLQPQSSHSFSTDKMASVFYTLVIPMLNPLIYSLRNNEVKGALKRVFRNLM